A segment of the Amblyomma americanum isolate KBUSLIRL-KWMA chromosome 6, ASM5285725v1, whole genome shotgun sequence genome:
ATCTGAATCTTTTCAGCCCACGCTCAAACTTTTTCAATCATTATACGGACGCGCCCACCACACACGATCGACGACCACGCAAAATCGCGTTAAATAACGTAGCACGCATTGTGGACCAAGTAACGCTGGCTTTATATGACACGAAATGTGCAGACCACATCACGAAATTACGACAGCTTCAATGAGCCTATTTTTCTAGGGCTcacgcctgcaaaaaaaaaaaatagttctcACGACGATGTTTATGGTGTAAGTATCATAAGCCAAGTAAGCACGACGTCTTGATGCTCAAGGCTCTCCACATCACTGCTGCGGTACAAAACGGGAGATAAAAATGACGCTAGAGCATATTCCACCAGTAGCACAAGTATCCAGCCGTGGCGTTGATGCGCAGAAAACAGTACTTCATGTCCATGTGACCTCTTCTACGACATGTTGTCGCGGCAGTAATTCGTAAAAAATGCGGGATTGCACATTTTATAACATGAACGCCAATGTTGCACACCAGCAATCACTTCCTTCAATCCCAGCAACCAACCTGTGACAGTCATGGTCGCCGACGCGACCGCTTGATATGCGATCACGACGGTTATAACCAGAAATGGTTTAAAGGAATTGCCCACTTGACAATGATCACTTCCAGGTTCTGCACAGTCAATCCCAGGTTCTGCACAGTCAATCATTCGTGCTAATGGGTGCTCAGAAAATGTATATGGGTGAGCAACCTTGATAATGATCCCTCATTGCCGCAGCTACGCGGTGCGAAGCTCATTGAACTTGGCTTCTTAATAGGTGAACCGCCCACTCCTTCGCGGACCCGTTACGTAACTCTGTGTCTTCGACAGCCAATCAGAGCCAGGCCGTGGGACATAGCCCCCCGACCGCATCTGGTCGCGTCGTTGTCCTTCTCCCCGCTTGGCCCTGGTCCTGCGCAAGCGTCCATTGGATTGCCGCGGCGTATTGTACACTGATGGCGCGAGGTCGCCTCGTCGGTTCAGCGGGCAGTAGCGGATCGTGTGCGCCTGGTCTCCGCCTGGGTAGCCGCACTGCGGGCACTTGTATCCCCTCAACACTGGACAGGTGACGCGGCCGGCTCGCCTGCGCAAGCACACTCGTGATGTCGCCACGTCTTCGTGACGTTGCACTCAATGTTTCAGCAAACTGAACTGCCACTCGCAATCGATATTGTATAGcttgcaatgcggagtttcaccgTGCGAATGATATCAAGGCGTCACTATTCGTTTGCGATTTCCATAAACAATAAGGCATCGAACCAATGAACGATTCACTTTTACTGACTTGTAAGACGTCGAGTTGAAGCTATATGCGAGACACATACGGAACCTCTATATATATTGGTTATCCAAAAGTACACAAAACAGTGCGCATTCCAtggaaacaacaaaacaaaatttaGGTCTCTCCGACTAACTGTCAGATCGGTGCCGAAAAATAAAGCCTGTCGAGTCAATAAATCTCTAAGCGAGATTTTACGGTTATAAAAACCTACTTAGACTGCACCAAAGCAACGCGCTtgcacaggcgaagaccacgggtgCACGTCCAGGGCTCCGTTCACGGCCACAGCGACCGCGAATAGCGAAGGCGGGGACGCTGCGACTCTA
Coding sequences within it:
- the LOC144094599 gene encoding uncharacterized protein LOC144094599; this translates as MKATRQRWWRRRWPPPPPPPQFRSQTKGCAFCRTNGERREFYMGHTLRDYSGPGRAGRVTCPVLRGYKCPQCGYPGGDQAHTIRYCPLNRRGDLAPSVYNTPRQSNGRLRRTRAKRGEGQRRDQMRSGGYVPRPGSDWLSKTQSYVTGPRRSGRFTY